A window of Streptomyces sp. NBC_01689 genomic DNA:
ACCCCCGGTGCCGGCCGCGTGCGCCGCCGGATGCCGATCCGGTTCCTGCCCGGTTCCTGCCCGGTTCCCGTCCGGTTCGGCAGGACGGCACGCGGACGGCGCGCCGTCCCGTGTGCATCAACGGAACTGACTCATAGGGAAGTTCACGTGCGGCCGGACGTCGTGGACGCCGTGTCGTCCGCGCGCCGGGTGAGCAGGGAGTCGAGGATCTCGCCGGACCGTACGGCGGTGGTGGACAGCAGGGTCGAGGTCAGCCCGTGCGTGTGCTCCGTCGCGCCCTGCACATAGATGCCGGCCGTCACCTCGGGTGAGGACTCGGCCCGGTGGTCACGACCGACGAGCAGGGCGTCGTTGTGGTCCCGCAGACAGAGCTTCGCGGCCCTGCCCAGCAGCGCGTCCAGGTCTCTGGGGCGATAGCCGGTCGCGTGGACGAGCAGGTCGCAGGAGATCGCCTCACGTTCGCCGGTGGGGAGGTACTCGACCGTGACGTCCAGGCGGTCCTCCAGGGTGCGTACGTCCCGGATGCGGGAGACGTTGCGCAGCCGCAGGCGTTCGCGGCCCAGGACCTTCTCGCGGTACATGGTGGCGTACAGCGACTCGATCAGATCCATGTCGACCACCGAGTAGTTGGTGCTCCGGTGGTAGTCGACCAGCGACTGTTTCACCTCGGGCGCCGACCGGAAGTAGACGTCGACCGCGTCGGGGTCGAAGATCCGGTTGGCGAAGGGGCTGTCGTCGGCGGGGGTGTACCCGTACTTGGCGAAGACCGCGCAGATCTCCGTCTCGGGGAACGAGCGGTGCAGGAAGTCGACCACCTCGGCTCCGCTCTGTCCCGCGCCGAGCACCAGGATGCGGCCGACCGGGGTGCCGGAGCCGGTCAACCGCGCGACACGCGGCACCAGTTCGCTGTTGTGCCAGATGCGGTCCGACAGGGCGGTGTCCGGCGGCAGACGGGGTTCCAGGCCGACCGCCACCGAGATGTTGCGGGCCCTGCGGGTGCGGGTGCGCTCCGGTGCGCCGGGCACGCGACTGGTCACGTCGAACCAGCGGACCTCGCCGTCGTCCGAGGTCACCGGCTCGACGGAGACGACCTCGGCGTCGTACTCGGCGAGATGCGCGAGCCGGGCCGCCGCCCACTCGAAGTACTCGTGGAACTCGATCCGCAACGGGAAGAGCGTCTTCGCGTTGAGGAAGTCCACCAGCCTGCCGCGTTCCCGCAGGAAGCACAGGAAGGTGAAGTCGCTGGTGGGGTTGCGCATCGTGGCCAGGTCCTTGAGGAAGGAGACCTGCATCGTCGCGTCGTCGATCAGCATTCCGCGGTGCCAGCCGAAGGAGGGCTGTCGTTCCAGGAACCTCGCGTGGAGCCGGTCCTCGGGGGCGGCTCGGGCGTTGTGCTCCTCGACGGCTATGGCCAGTGCGAGGTTCGACGGTCCGAAACCGATACCGAGCAGGTCATGGATGGCGTCAGGTTCGTCGTGCAGTGCGTTCACCGCAACTTCCCTTCCCTTGGGCACCCCTGATGGTAAATAAGGTTAGCCTTACCTTGCAATGGTGGTCTCGAAGAGAGGATCGACTATGCGGGTCGTCATGTTCGGCTATCAGACCTGGGGGCATCGCACGCTTCAGGCTCTGCTGGAGTCCGACCACGAGGTGGTGCTGGCGGTGACCCACCCCGGGAGCGAGCACGCCTACGAGAAGATCTGGGACGACTCCGTGGCCGACCTCGCCGAGAAGCACGGCATCCGGGTGCTCCTGCGCAACCGGCCCGACGACCCCGAACTCCTCGCCGCACTGCGGGAATCCGCGCCGGACATCATCGTCGCCAACAACTGGCGGACCGTCCTGCCCCCGGAGGTCTTCGAACTCCCCCCGCACGGCACGCTCAACATCCACGACTCGCTGCTGCCGGCCTACGCGGGCTTCTCACCCCTCATCTGGGCGCTCATCAACGGAGAGCGGGAGGTCGGCGTCACCGCGCACCGGATGAACGCCGAACTGGACGCGGGCGACATCCTGTTGCAACGGGCGGTGCCGGTCGGCGCGACCGACACCGTCACCGATCTGTTCCACCGCACCGTCGACCTGATCCCGCCGGTGGTGACCGAGTCCCTCGACCTGATCGCCTCCGGCCGCGCGCGGTGGATACCGCAGGACCGCAGCCGCGCGAGCTTCTTCCACAAGCGGTCCCCCGAGGACAGCAGGATCGACTGGAGCTGGCCCGCCGAGGACCTCGAACGCCTGGTGCGCGCCCAGTCCGACCCCTATCCCAACGCCTTCACCCACCATCGCGGCGCACGCCTCCGCATCGTCGACGCCTCGGTGTCGCAGGGGTGCTACGGGGGCACCCCGGGACGGATCTTCATCCGCGAGGGGGACGGCATCGTCGTCGTGGCCGGTGCCGGGGCGAGGACCGGCCGGCTGCGCGGGCTGCTGGTCCGGCGGGTCCGCACCGAGGACGGTGCCGAGCACGCGGCGACCGACTACTTCCGGACCATGGGCGGCTACCTCACCGCCCGCCCGTGAGCGGCGCCTCCGCACCGGCCGTCCGGCTCCCGTCGCTGGGGCCGCTGCGCGGCCGGACCGTGGTCGTCAAGTACGGCGGCCACGCCATGACCGACGGGCCGCTGCGGCGCGCCTTCGCCCAGGACGTCCTCACTCTGCGGCGCGCCGGAGTCGGGACGGTCGTGGTGCACGGCGGCGGGCCGCAGATCGGCGCCCATCCGGACCGGCTCGGCCTCCGGTCCGAGTTCCTGAACGGACTGCGCGTCACCACGCCGGAGACCATGGACGTGGTACGGATGGTGCTCTCCGGCAAGGTCCAGAAGGAACTGGTCGGGCTGCTCAACGAGGACGGTCCCCACGCCGTCGGGCTCAGCGGGGAGGACGCGCGTACCCTCACCGCCGTCAAGCGGTACGCCGAGGTGGCCGGTGAACGCGTGGACATCGGACTCGTCGGGGACGTGGCCCGGGTGAACACACCGCGGTCCTCGGCATCCTGCTGGAACACGGCCACATCCCGGTGGTCTCCTCGGTGGGCCGGGGCGAGGACGGCCAGGTCTACAACGTCAACGCGGACACCGCGGCCGGTGCGGTCGCCGCGGCGCTCGGGGCCCACGCGCTGGTCGTGCTGACCGACGTGCCCGGCCTGTACCCGGACTGGCCGACGAGCGACCGGGTCGTCGACCGCATCACCGCGGGGGAGTTGGAGGTGCTGCTCCCCGGGCTGGGCGGCGGCATGGTACCGAAGATGGAGGCGTGGCTGCGGGCCGTCCGGTCCGGGGTGACGGCGGCCCGGGTGCTCGACGGCCGCACCCCGCACGCCCTCCTCGACGGGCTGACGGGCGCCGCGGGATCCCCCGGCACGGTGGTCCTGCCGGACGACGGCGCGGTGTAGGCGATCAGGACTCGTACAACTGGAGTCTCCTGTAGCCGAGTTCGAGTTCGAGTTCGAGTTCGAGGACGTCCGTCCGAACGGGTTGTCCGTCCGGGTCCGTCCGCACGGAGCGGGTCCGGCGGGGCGGCCGCGCGGGGGGTCTCGCGTGCGGCCGCCCGGGACGCGTCGCCGCTCCCGCCGCGCCGGACTGCCGGGCCGGTCAGGCCGCCGCCATGGTGCCCGGGGCCGGGGCCGGGGCCGGGGCCGGAGCAGGTGCACCTTGTGGCGCGGCGAGGAGGTGAAGGTCCAGGCCCCTCAGCCGGTGGTCGGGGCGCCTCCGTCGGCGGTCCGGGCCGCGGTCTCCGGGGACGGCGTTCCGTGGTGCCGCCCCATCGGGATGACCAACGGCGTCCCGCTGACCGGGTCCGTGGTGATCCGGCAGTTCAGGTCGAAGACGTCCGCCACCGTCTTCTCGGTGATGACCTCGGCCGGCGCGCCCTCGGCGGCGATCCGTCCTGACTTCATGGCGACGACGTGGTCGGCGTAGCGGCAGGCCTGGTTGAGGTCGTGCAGCACCATCACGATCGTGCGGTCCTCCCGCCGGTTGAGGTCCGTGACCAGGTCGAGCACGTCGATCTGGTGCGCCAGGTCGAGGTAGGTCGTCGGTTCGTCGAGGAGCAGCACCTCGGTGCCCTGCGCGACGGCCATGGCGATCCAGGCACGCTGCCGCTGTCCTCCCGAGAGTTCGTCGACCGGGCGGTCCGCGTGCTCGGTCATGCCGGTGGCCGCCAGTGCCTGCCGCACGGCCTGCTCGTCGGCCCTCGACCACTGCCGCCACCAGGTCTGGTGCGGTGAGCGCCCGCGGTTGACCAGGTCCACGACGGTCAGCCCCTCGGGCGCCACCGGGCTCTGCGGCAGGATGCCGAGGCGCTGGGCGAGTTCCCTGGAAGGCAGGGAGTGCAGCGTCCGGCCGTCCAGCTCGACGCTGCCCGCCCGGGGGGCGAGCAGCCGGGCGAGGGCCCGCAACAGGGTCGATTTGCCGCAGGCGTTGGCACCGACGATCGCGGTGATGCGGCCCGGCGGGACGACCAGGTCCAGACCGTCCACCACCAGGCGGCTGTCGTACGCGAGTCGCAGCCCGCTCGCGCGCAGGTCCGGACCGGCGGCCGGGGTCGGGACGACGGGCGGGGAGCCGGCCGGTGGCGGTTCGGCCGGCCGGGTGTCCGTGGACAGGGGACCGGTGGACAGGGAGCCGTTCGGCAAGGGTTCGACCGGCATGGGTTCGACCGACATGGGATCAACCTCCTGAGCCCGCGCGGTCGGCGCGGACGAGCAGCCAGAGCAGGATCGGCGCGCCGAGGACGCCGGTGACGATGCCGACCGGGAGTTCCGTGCCGGGGACGAGCGTACGGGCGATGAGATCGCCGCCGAGGACCACGAGGGCGCCGGTGAGTCCCGAGGCCACGGTCGGGGGCCAGGCGGTGCGGGCCAGCCGCTGGGCGATCTGTGGGGCGGCCAGCGCGACGAAGGCGACGGGGCCCGCCGCGGCGGTGGCGAAGGCGATCAGACCGACGCCGGTGAGCAGCACGGCGAGCCGTACGGACTGCACGCGGGTGCCCAGACCGGTGGCGATGTCGTCGCCGAGCTGGAGGGTGCGCAGCAGCCGGCCGAGCAGCAGGGCCGTCGGCAGCAGGACCGCGAGGGCCACGGCGAGGGGGCGTGTCTCGCCCCAGGTACGGCCGTTGAGGTTGCCCACCAGCCAGCCGAGGGCGGCCTGCGCCTCGAACCGCCCGCCCTTGGCCATCAGGTAGTCGGTCGCGCTCGCGCACATCCAGGAGACGCCGATGCCGACCAGGATGATCCGGTAGCCGGTCGTGCCCCGCCGCCAGGCCAGCAGATACACGAGCAGGGCGGTCGCCAGCGCCCCGAACAGCCCGAGGGACTGGGTGCCGAGGCCGCCGTCCCAGCCGAGGACGATGCCCGCGACCACGGCGGTGCCCGCTCCCTGGGTGAGGCCGATCATGTCGGGGCTGGCCAGTGGATTGCGGGTCATGGTCTGGAAGAGCGCGCCGGAGACGCCGAACGCGATCCCGGCCAGCAGTCCGACCAGGGCGCGCGGCAGCCGCAGGTCCTGGACGACCAGCACGGTGCCGGGGTCGCCCGAGCCGCCCAGGGCGCGGACGACGTCGGCGAAGGCGATCGGGTAGTCGCCGATGGTCAGACCCCAGCAGAACAGCAGGAAGGTGCCGACGCCGAGGACCATGCAGAGAACGACCAGGCGCGGTCGCAGGACTCCGGAGACGGGCGGCATCGTCAGCCGGTAGGCGCGGAAGCCGGAAGGGAGCGGTGGCCAGGCCGGACCCAGCCGCTCCGTGGCGGAGCCCGGCGGTCTCGTCGTGGTGGTGGAGTCCGTCATGTCACACCTCCGCCAGCCGCCGGCGGCGCACCAGGGCGATGAAGAACGGGCCGCCGATGAAGGCGACGACGACTCCCGCCTGCACCTCGGTGGGCCGGGCGACGACCCGTCCGAGGATGTCCGCGGCGAGCAGCAGGCAGGGGGCGAGCACGGCCGACAGGGGGAGCAGCCAGCGGTGGTCGGGGCCGAGTCCCGCCGACCGGGCGAGGACGCGGGCGATGTGGGGGACGACCAGACCGATGAAGACGACGGGCCCGATGACCGCGACGGCCGCGCCGGTGAGCAAGGTGATCGCGGCGACGCCCTGGAGCCGGACCAGGCCCAGCCGCCGGCCGAGTGAGGCCGCCACGTCGTCGCCGAGGGCCAGGCTGTTGAGGGCCGGCGCACAGGCCAGGGCCAGTGCGCCGCCCACGGCCAGGAAGGGCAGGATGCGCAGTACGGTGGCTCCGTCCTGGTCGGCCATGGAGCCTGCCGACCAGAAGCGGTAACGGTCCAGCGCGTCCGGGTCGGTGAGGGCGATCGCGCTGGTGAGCGAGGACAGCAACGAGG
This region includes:
- a CDS encoding lysine N(6)-hydroxylase/L-ornithine N(5)-oxygenase family protein, yielding MNALHDEPDAIHDLLGIGFGPSNLALAIAVEEHNARAAPEDRLHARFLERQPSFGWHRGMLIDDATMQVSFLKDLATMRNPTSDFTFLCFLRERGRLVDFLNAKTLFPLRIEFHEYFEWAAARLAHLAEYDAEVVSVEPVTSDDGEVRWFDVTSRVPGAPERTRTRRARNISVAVGLEPRLPPDTALSDRIWHNSELVPRVARLTGSGTPVGRILVLGAGQSGAEVVDFLHRSFPETEICAVFAKYGYTPADDSPFANRIFDPDAVDVYFRSAPEVKQSLVDYHRSTNYSVVDMDLIESLYATMYREKVLGRERLRLRNVSRIRDVRTLEDRLDVTVEYLPTGEREAISCDLLVHATGYRPRDLDALLGRAAKLCLRDHNDALLVGRDHRAESSPEVTAGIYVQGATEHTHGLTSTLLSTTAVRSGEILDSLLTRRADDTASTTSGRT
- a CDS encoding methionyl-tRNA formyltransferase, giving the protein MRVVMFGYQTWGHRTLQALLESDHEVVLAVTHPGSEHAYEKIWDDSVADLAEKHGIRVLLRNRPDDPELLAALRESAPDIIVANNWRTVLPPEVFELPPHGTLNIHDSLLPAYAGFSPLIWALINGEREVGVTAHRMNAELDAGDILLQRAVPVGATDTVTDLFHRTVDLIPPVVTESLDLIASGRARWIPQDRSRASFFHKRSPEDSRIDWSWPAEDLERLVRAQSDPYPNAFTHHRGARLRIVDASVSQGCYGGTPGRIFIREGDGIVVVAGAGARTGRLRGLLVRRVRTEDGAEHAATDYFRTMGGYLTARP
- a CDS encoding ABC transporter ATP-binding protein, producing the protein MSVEPMPVEPLPNGSLSTGPLSTDTRPAEPPPAGSPPVVPTPAAGPDLRASGLRLAYDSRLVVDGLDLVVPPGRITAIVGANACGKSTLLRALARLLAPRAGSVELDGRTLHSLPSRELAQRLGILPQSPVAPEGLTVVDLVNRGRSPHQTWWRQWSRADEQAVRQALAATGMTEHADRPVDELSGGQRQRAWIAMAVAQGTEVLLLDEPTTYLDLAHQIDVLDLVTDLNRREDRTIVMVLHDLNQACRYADHVVAMKSGRIAAEGAPAEVITEKTVADVFDLNCRITTDPVSGTPLVIPMGRHHGTPSPETAARTADGGAPTTG
- a CDS encoding FecCD family ABC transporter permease; translated protein: MPPVSGVLRPRLVVLCMVLGVGTFLLFCWGLTIGDYPIAFADVVRALGGSGDPGTVLVVQDLRLPRALVGLLAGIAFGVSGALFQTMTRNPLASPDMIGLTQGAGTAVVAGIVLGWDGGLGTQSLGLFGALATALLVYLLAWRRGTTGYRIILVGIGVSWMCASATDYLMAKGGRFEAQAALGWLVGNLNGRTWGETRPLAVALAVLLPTALLLGRLLRTLQLGDDIATGLGTRVQSVRLAVLLTGVGLIAFATAAAGPVAFVALAAPQIAQRLARTAWPPTVASGLTGALVVLGGDLIARTLVPGTELPVGIVTGVLGAPILLWLLVRADRAGSGG
- a CDS encoding FecCD family ABC transporter permease yields the protein MTSLGTALAGLCLLSIAVGAAGIPLDQVVRALFGHPPSRLVENIVWTARVPRTALGLSAGAALGLSGALMQALTRNPLADPGVLGVSAGASFAIVLAVGVLGLGSFYGYVWFAFAGALAASVLVYLLGRLGRSGPTPVKLALSGVAVTSLLSSLTSAIALTDPDALDRYRFWSAGSMADQDGATVLRILPFLAVGGALALACAPALNSLALGDDVAASLGRRLGLVRLQGVAAITLLTGAAVAVIGPVVFIGLVVPHIARVLARSAGLGPDHRWLLPLSAVLAPCLLLAADILGRVVARPTEVQAGVVVAFIGGPFFIALVRRRRLAEV